From Orcinus orca chromosome 3, mOrcOrc1.1, whole genome shotgun sequence, a single genomic window includes:
- the LOC125963976 gene encoding translation initiation factor IF-2-like: MEAEIGVMYLPAEEHQELLATPEVKTAQGPVPGAGCKTCYSGRTPASTCEGADTRDRSVTGGTQDPDGREGASGISVLSLEQRRDRSGGCQFPTQVWKVGQRRARTPHGGAERPPAAPASRPCARAARLGGCRYPKASAHVSTPQPCAAEGGGAVGRCRADDCAPPRGFSVPHRSPVWSRKAHETAAVAAPLQPLPVAYPSVAVPPAPPRSPPALAEENPSTQARPRPAPSPPLIGAEAAAPPPSPAPCRRRQCLFAAAAAAAGTRSERRKRDRGPGARRRPSRGSRAARRLGPPPRPCRPPPPMASPAGPSGTPPPRPPRPPRAA; the protein is encoded by the exons CCGCTCAGGGGCCAGTGCCGGGCGCAGGCTGTAAGACCTGCTACTCCGGGAGGACGCCGGCGAGCACTTGTGAGGGCGCCGACACGAGGGACCGCAGCGTGACCGGCGGCACGCAAGACCCTGATGGACGGGAGGGGGCTTCGGGCATCTCTGTCCTTTCCCTGGAGCAGCGACGGGACCGCAGTGGGGGCTGTCAGTTCCCTACGCAGGTCTGGAAGGTCGGCCAGCGGAGGGCGAGGACCCCGCACGGGGGTGCGGAACGTCCACCGGCAGCGCCGGCCTCCCGTCCCTGCGCACGCGCGGCGCGGTTAGGCGGCTGCCGGTACCCCAAGGCCAGCGCGCATGTCTCCACGCCTCAGCCTTGCGCGGCGGAGGGAGGTGGGGCTGTCGGCCGCTGCCGGGCCGACGACTGCGCGCCGCCTCGCGGCTTCTCCGTGCCCCACCGCAGCCCAGTTTGGTCTAGAAAGGCCCACGAAACCGCCGCCGTCGCCgcccccctccagcccctccctgtcGCGTATCCTTCCGTCGCGGTGCCCCCCGCGCCCCCCCGTTCCCCCCCGGCCCTCGCCGAGGAGAATCCCAGTACGCAGGCGCG CCCCCGCCCcgctccctccccgcccctcatTGGAGCGGAGGCGGCGGcgccccctccttcccccgcGCCCTGTCGCCGCCGACAGTGTCTtttcgccgccgccgccgccgctgcaggAACGCGGAGCGAGCGGCGCAAGCGTGACCGAGGGCCGGGCGCACGGCGGCGGCCCTCCCGCGGGTCCCGGGCTGCGCGGCGCCTGGGCCCGCCCCCTCGGCCCTGCCGCCCGCCCCCTCCGATGGCCTCTCCCGCCGGCCCGAGTGGAACGCCGCCGCCGCGGCCCCCGCGTCCGCCCCGCGCCGCGTGA